The Oryzias latipes chromosome 1, ASM223467v1 genome contains a region encoding:
- the lcorl gene encoding ligand-dependent nuclear receptor corepressor-like protein isoform X2: protein MLLKDLSLFVDCEPEEVDDWSPETSRSHCSFCKLLLEKLSDQEAAPTSPLSPPSHYSSCQGPTISDSSHSAQRFLHAVFHKKDVTPDCDSSIPLVAQELMKKMIHQFAVEYASKCTNVNYISRASSPSSEASDAPLDLTVSRTQEEKEDQPEIDGALDLSKRNCATSSSNHKPSGSQRPSLTEELGDVCLRGTKVCPRTALEAVLRSLCPAHQSLLHQILKAAHQAQLMSFMCLSHAENPSCLCGTSPLDKVSPRSIPLSGCKACNCRQHCPLSECDHQSHCNAVCGPEDSQSCWNVHHASVRDCSCDGHWGSSCICVWRCRTDSCESLCSKRLHCVCHQSLSVTPINKVVSSPASPPLLPMSTHRFCSSCHQHCSCLSCSCHWSNLCQTQAKYSVEKAVGDGEHHCSVLNREHSPSPPPPPLSPIPSDINKTNDEKPPSLLHHRQVGEAGVMINSLVSGCLQAADSGKEYEPQPQNPVSRQAENNTSGTLLQDVVSRFSEKLETIAPAERDSEKEEQQFPSTSQSLPFHGDAHLTEIITRVLHSGSASDYSLSELFNRHDSGEPKSPNTRLRRRQEVLAAISRPADDASTRRQKLQIKRYFAMFDKPNNRRKESPAKKRLQDPNSCAVTSDTLSNSNLVTEMSKTETMVDLKPVENHGKNCASAKTDQDDVKEDFQEVSVTEKLEIVKDEVKDLEICDEKKDLGIVHAPIPELQKAAEDHSATATSSSQCEVPNSEDSKAPSDARKRESEEASSNQQAMVEELVKEEHGSSTNHLNGMRRSTRNIMPPQRFSSYVTAPRKMLFVACFSDGIFNNTTQNKTLTPDALQTCSKSKNINITQDNAEKEASQCSPEETEILESTQTEEPCMESKGHGQLLSQTLPIKEKNDKKQSKLSPEKTTIITDSAICGRLRTSPRRLVSMTSKNLVDVDGGIRPTSDSPFTSRLQYSSPIKLMFVSPVKDQEGVKYSLKSTGGGSSTQTDHFDPCEESSWSGTPQKHKRQTSKCSPSPLKSHFSPQKSSSPTKPVPSSPSSPPKSVSCPRSASSSPKSGHRRSGQSSPTKHLSESDQTQSDLVSVHETTPPKRRPGRPKKLGPQLEQKVKRPIGRPRKQKDLNAAVEAESSNPKASTAAPIMDNVTKNLKVTVVYGRSRRNKRMVSEGIDQLQTDFSDSLLSEDLKSDFLTQRSKNNSVGNNKNAEEINFATPEKQLVPLRKPGRPAKVKITGISVTVTTVSPRLRQIQLNKDVQPPSETQQRKKVLLPEFKSLKEPGETSHKSLSETSRKEVGLQTRDSHKEELSDESVALRHSNRVRKPSIHFLHSVATSPFRLYSRSNALLRRSKQLLLTKASNERRQEEKQSDVEMCGEKPPLHGQKRRASQDLSRVAGVSVDSIFSPKKPLKWWSSSAEEKAVNQELARRIQVITDTWVSDNTENKQRGSVGEPKQDTKGHSSSPRKSKQFSVVRTLFDCPLNKPRSCSMQQIHSWFMQTTETHSLAIVKKNSSRNPFEVMHFPRSANKNSVCPSPQAERLRRHTKKFATAVPQSPLQHQRAQQRLRKARACKVMRQLFAIRTEGGKGNSRVWGSKSSSGRFQANLFRAKMRFLTKIEKEQWLKRSDKRRNRTVARSCPRRSGLQPDYKRLHRSVKDGSYGCFRIGSATCCVEQTLEPLGERKEQKLCSKAWSPETLKECRVFLRKINSPNNESAEEGWNSCTVTLDDGSPSAYLFAGKERELRGVVKASKSQRKRNTMKKTASREPSSPLPTSVQMKDSAPAGRQKDKPKSHNASTDLAQLPPAKTLRQSRMRGLTGLKWRDFVFGK from the exons ATGCTTCTGAAAGATCTCAGTTTATTTGTTG ATTGCGAGCCTGAAGAAGTGGACGATTGGTCCCCAGAAACAAGCCGCAGTCATTGTTCATTCTGCAAACTGCTGCTGGAAAAACTCAGT GATCAAGAAGCTGCCCCCACGTCTCctctctctcccccctctcATTACTCCTCTTGTCAGGGTCCAACTATATCTGACAGCAGCCATTCAGCTCAAAGATTTCTTCatgctgtgtttcacaaaaaag ATGTGACCCCAGATTGTGACTCGAGCATACCTCTGGTTGCCCAGGAGCTCATGAAGAAAATGATCCATCAGTTTGCTGTGGAGTATGCATCAAAGTGCACAAATGTCAATTATATTTCAAGGGCATCCTCCCCCTCATCGGAAGCGTCTGATGCCCCTCTAGACCTCACAGTGAGCCGAACACAGGAGGAGAAGGAAGATCAACCTGAAATCG ATGGCGCCCTGGACCTGTCCAAACGGAATTGTGCCACATCATCTTCTAATCATAAACCTTCAGG ttCTCAGCGGCCGTCACTAACGGAAGAACTGGGAGATGTTTGTCTTCGAGGGACTAAAGTGTGTCCGAGGACTGCCCTGGAAGCTGTTCTACGCTCTCTCTGCCCCGCGCACCAGTCTCTACTCCATCAGATCCTGAAGGCTGCACACCAGGCACAGTTAATGTCCTTCATGTGTCTCAGTCATGCTGAAAACCCCTCCTGTCTCTGTGGTACGAGCCCACTGGACAAAGTGTCACCTCGTTCTATCCCTCTGAGTGGATGTAAAGCCTGCAACTGCAGACAGCACTGTCCCTTAAGCGAATGTGATCATCAAAGTCATTGCAATGCTGTTTGCGGCCCAGAAGACTCTCAGTCTTGCTGGAATGTTCATCATGCCTCTGTCAGAGACTGTAGCTGTGACGGTCATTGGGGCTCAAGCTGTATTTGTGTCTGGAGGTGCAGAACAGACAGCTGTGAAAGCCTCTGCTCCAAAAGATTGCACTGCGTTTGCCACCAAAGCCTGTCAGTCACACCCATAAACAAGGTAGTGAGTTCACCGGCATCCCCTCCTTTGTTACCTATGTCCACACATAGATTCTGCTCATCGTGTCACCAACATTGCAGCTGCCTCTCATGCTCCTGTCATTGGAGCAACCTCTGTCAAACACAAGCCAAGTATTCAGTAGAAAAAGCGGTTGGAGATGGGGAGCATCATTGTAGTGTCCTGAACAGGGAGCACAGCCcatctcctccccctccaccccTCTCACCCATCCCCTCAGATATCAATAAGACAAACGACGAAAAGCCGCCTTCCCTCCTTCACCACAGACAGGTGGGGGAAGCTGGTGTAATGATAAACAGTCTTGTTAGTGGCTGTCTGCAGGCAGCAGATTCAGGTAAAGAGTATGAGCCGCAACCTCAGAACCCAGTAAGTCGTCaggcagaaaacaacacaagcgGAACTTTGCTGCAAGATGTCGTGAGTCGCTTCAGCGAAAAGCTAGAAACCATCGCACCTGCAGAGAGAGACTCTGAAAAGGAGGAGCAACAGTTTCCCTCAACCAGCCAGAGCTTGCCATTTCACGGCGACGCCCACCTGACCGAAATCATCACCCGAGTACTGCACTCTGGCAGCGCCAGCGACTATAGTCTCAGTGAGCTGTTCAACCGCCACGACAGCGGAGAACCCAAGTCACCTAATACCCGCCTGCGACGTCGCCAAGAAGTCCTGGCAGCTATATCTAGACCTGCTGACGATGCATCCACCAGAAGGCAGAAGCTACAAATTAAAAGGTACTTTGCCATGTTTGATAAGCCTAACAACCGAAGAAAGGAGTCACCGGCAAAGAAAAGACTACAAGATCCAAATTCCTGTGCAGTGACATCAGACACTTTGTCAAACTCAAACCTAGTCACAGAAATGTCCAAAACAGAAACTATGGTAGATTTAAAGCCTGTAGAGAACCATGGTAAAAACTGTGCGTCTGCAAAAACAGACCAGGACGATGTCAAAGAAGACTTTCAGGAAGTGAGCGTAACTGAAAAGCTAGAGATTGTAAAGGATGAGGTAAAGGATTTAGAAATATGTGATGAGAAAAAAGATCTTGGTATCGTACATGCACCCATCCCTGAGCTGCAGAAGGCAGCTGAAGATCATTCAGCAACTGCTACCTCATCAAGTCAGTGTGAAGTTCCAAACAGTGAAGATTCCAAGGCTCCCAGTGATGcaagaaagagggagagtgaaGAAGCTTCATCAAATCAACAGGCTATGGTGGAAGAGCTGGTCAAAGAGGAGCATGGCTCTTCTACAAACCACTTGAATGGGATGAGAAGATCCACCAGGAATATAATGCCTCCACAGCGGTTCTCCTCTTACGTGACAGCGCCCAGAAAGATGCTATTTGTTGCATGTTTCTCTGATGGCATCTTTAACAACACAACTCAAAATAAGACTCTGACACCTGATGCTTTACAAACCTGTTCCAAAAgtaagaacataaacatcacaCAGGATAATGCAGAAAAAGAAGCCAGCCAGTGCTCACCCGAAGAGACAGAAATACTTGAGTcaacacaaacagaagaaccTTGCATGGAGTCAAAAGGTCACGGTCAGTTGTTATCCCAAACCTTGCCAATCAAggagaaaaatgataaaaagcagTCTAAATTAAGCCCAGAAAAGACTACCATCATCACTGACTCAGCCATATGTGGTAGACTGAGAACATCTCCAAGAAGATTAGTTTCAATGACGTCCAAAAACCTGGTAGATGTTGACGGTGGGATCCGACCTACCTCTGACAGCCCCTTTACCTCAAGACTGCAGTATAGCAGTCCTATTAAGCTCATGTTTGTATCACCTGTAAAAGACCAGGAAGGAGTTAAGTACAGTCTCAAGTCAACAGGCGGTGGTTCCAGTACTCAAACAGATCATTTTGACCCCTGTGAGGAGTCTTCATGGTCAGGGACACCCCAAAAGCACAAGAGACAGACAAGTAAGTGTTCACCATCTCCTCTGAAATCACATTTCTCGCCACAAAAATCTTCTTCACCAACCAAGCCCGTGCCCTCATCACCATCTTCGCCTCCAAAGTCTGTGTCTTGTCCTAGGTCGGCATCTTCATCTCCTAAAAGTGGCCACCGTAGATCTGGCCAAAGTTCTCCAACCAAGCACTTATCTGAGAGCGATCAGACACAGAGCGATTTGGTGTCTGTCCATGAAACCACTCCTCCAAAAAGACGTCCGGGCCGGCCAAAGAAGCTGGGGCCCCAGCTGGAGCAAAAAGTCAAAAGGCCCATTGGGAGACCACGCAAGCAGAAAGATTTGAATGCTGCTGTGGAGGCAGAATCCTCAAATCCAAAAGCATCTACAGCCGCTCCCATTATGGACAATGTCACCAAGAACCTCAAGGTAACAGTGGTTTATGGCCGTTCAAGGAGGAACAAACGAATGGTGTCTGAAGGAATCGACCAGCTGCAAACAGATTTCAGTGATTCTTTGCTTTCAGAGGATCTCAAAAGTGACTTTTTGACTCAGCGTTCCAAGAATAACTCTgttggcaacaacaaaaatgcagaggAAATCAATTTTGCCACCCCTGAAAAACAATTGGTCCCCTTGAGGAAACCCGGCAGACcagcaaaagtaaaaattacTGGGATCTCAGTCACAGTTACCACAGTATCGCCTCGACTGCGCCAGATTCAGCTAAATAAAGATGTTCAGCCGCCATCTGAAACACAGCAACGTAAAAAGGTGCTGCTGCCAGAATTCAAATCCTTAAAAGAGCCCGGAGAAACTAGCCACAAGTCACTAAGCGAAACAAGTCGAAAAGAGGTGGGTTTACAAACGCGTGATTCACATAAAGAGGAGTTGTCTGATGAGTCTGTAGCTTTGAGACACTCAAATAGGGTAAGAAAACCCTCGATCCACTTTCTTCACTCTGTGGCCACCTCCCCTTTCAGATTATACAGTCGCAGCAATGCTCTACTGCGGCGCTCCAAGCAACTCCTGCTTACTAAGGCCAGCAATGAAAGGAGGCAAGAGGAGAAGCAGAGCGATGTGGAAATGTGTGGGGAGAAACCACCGCTCCATGGACAGAAGAGAAGAGCATCTCAGGATCTgagcagagtggcaggagtgtCTGTAGATTCCATCTTTAGCCCCAAAAAGCCGCTGAAGTGGTGGTCATCTTCGGCTGAGGAGAAAGCTGTAAACCAGGAGCTTGCTCGGCGGATACAAGTCATCACGGACACTTGGGTGTCTGACAACACAGAGAACAAACAGAGGGGAAGCGTTGGTGAACCTAAACAAGATACTAAAGGTCACAGTTCATCTCCTAGGAAGTCGAAACAGTTTTCTGTAGTCCGAACGCTGTTTGACTGCCCACTTAACAAACCTAGATCCTGTAGCATGCAGCAGATCCACTCCTGGTTCATGCAGACCACAGAGACACACTCTCTAGCCATCGTCAAGAAGAACAGCTCCCGTAACCCTTTTGAAGTCATGCACTTCCCTCGCTCTGCCAACAAAAACAGCGTTTGCCCCAGTCCTCAGGCAGAGCGCCTTCGCAGGCACACCAAGAAGTTTGCAACGGCTGTGCCACAAAGTCCCCTGCAGCACCAACGGGCTCAACAGAGACTTAGAAAGGCGAGAGCATGCAAGGTAATGCGACAACTGTTTGCAATCAGGACTGAGGGGGGCAAAGgcaattccagagtttggggtTCGAAGTCCAGTTCTGGAAGGTTCCAGGCCAATCTTTTTAGAGCAAAGATGAGGTTTCTAACCAAAATAGAAAAGGAGCAATGGTTAAAGAGGAGTGACAAGAGGAGGAACAGAACGGTAGCAAGAAGTTGTCCGAGAAGGTCTGGATTACAACCAGATTACAAAAGATTACATAGATCAGTAAAAGATGGGTCTTATGGTTGTTTTAGGATTGGTTCTGCCACCTGTTGTGTTGAGCAAACTCTAGAGCCTTTGGGCGAACGCAAAGAGCAGAAGCTCTGTTCCAAAGCCTGGAGTCCCGAGACCCTGAAGGAATGCCGGGTGTTTTTGAGGAAGATCAACTCTCCAAACAACGAGTCCGCCGAGGAGGGCTGGAACTCCTGCACTGTGACACTGGATGATGGGTCACCCTCTGCATACCTCTTTGCAGGAAAGGAGAGGGAACTGCGGGGAGTTGTTAAAGCTTcgaaaagtcaaagaaaaaggaaCACGATGAAGAAGACTGCCTCCAGAGAGCCATCAAGCCCTTTGCCCACATCTGTCCAGATGAAGGACTCTGCTCCAGCAGGGCGGCAAAAGGACAAACCCAAAAGTCACAATGCGTCTACTGATTTAGCACAGCTGCCACCAGCGAAAACGTTAAGACAATCGCGAATGAGGGGCCTGACCGGGCTGAAATGGCGCGACTTTGTGTTTG GAAAGTAA